The genomic DNA GTTTTAAGAGAGCAGAGTCTACCTTTGGCGATGGGTAAAAGTTCTCTGGCGACAGTGTGGCTATTAGCGTCGGTTCGGCGTGATAAGTGATACCAATCGTCAATGCACCGTAGTCCTTTCCTCCCGGTCCAGCAACAATCCTTTCCGCAACCTCCTTCTGCATCATTAGGACGCAGCTATGAATCTGTTTCTGATGCGCGAGAAGTTTCCACAAGATCGGTGTTGTGATACTGTAAGGCAGATTCGCGATGACTTTGTAGATGTGTGATGTATTCTCGGATTCGAGTAGTGCGTTAAGTTCTAGTTTGAGGACATCTATATTGAGGGGTTGGACGTGTGAATCTATTGCGAATTGTGCCGTTAAGGCATTGTATAATAACTCGTCCACTTCCACAGCAACGACGCGTTTGGCACGTCGCGCCAAGGCATCAGTGAGATACCCTAATCCGGCACCGATCTCTATGACGGTATCACAATCTGTGACTTCTCCGGCTTCAAGAATAATATTGAGAACCTCTGGGTTAACGAGAAAATTTTGTCCTAATTGCTTTTTGGGGCGGGCGTGATTGAAGGCAAAGAAATCACGGATCTGTTGTGAATTCATCTTTATTTTCGACTATTTTGTATAGCAACGACCTTAGTCAGAATCTCATCCGCTATGTCGCGTTTGGGGGCACGTGGCAGTTGTTCACAGGTCCCATTTCGATCCAGCAGGGTGACGATGTTCGTATCGGATTGGAATCCAGCCCCTTCCGCAAGAATATCGTTCGCAACGATGAGATCGCAATTCTTACGAATCAACTTCTTTTTAGCATTCTCGAGAAGATCATCCGTTTCTGCAGCAAAACAGACGAGGATTTGATGTGTCTTCTGTTTACCAAGTGCCTCCGCTATGTCTGGATTCCTTTCAAGCGGAAGTGTTAGCGGATCGGTGGTCTTTTTGATTTTATGGGGTGTGAATTCGCGTGGGCGATAATCAGCAGGCGCAGCCGCCATAATGACAATGTCTGTTTCATCGAATGCTTGCAGCACTTCATTGTACATCTGAATTGTTGTTTCGACATGTTGCGTTTTGATGTGGGTCGGTGGAGGAAGCGTAGCAGCTCCGCTGATGAGTCGGACTTCCGCGCCGCGGTGTGCTGCTGCTTCAGCGATGGCGTACCCCATCTTACCGCTGGAACGGTTTGTAATAAATCGGACGGGATCAATATACTCGCGCGTCGCCCCTGCTGTGACGAGGACACGTTTACCTTGTAAATCCTGTGGTCTCACTGTAGGGGCAATCTCCGAATCGCGACGCTTCAAAATACCGCTTATGCCTTCCAAGATTGCCTCTACAGTGTTCAAACGTCCAACACCTTCATAACCGCATGCCAAATCACCGCTTGCGGGTTCAATGAAATGGTAACCGTGTGTTTTCAGGGTGTCAATGTTGCGTTGGACGAACGGATTCTGATACATGTGTCCGTTCATTGCAGGCGCAAGGAGGACTGGACAGTGAACGGACACGGCGACGGTGGAGAGGGCATCGTCAGCGATGCCGTTTGCGAGTTTACCGATAATATTCGCCGTTGCGGGGACAATCATGAGTAAATCGGCGCGGTCGGCGAGATCAATATGCGGCGGTTTCCAATCTGTACCTGTGTCAAATAGGTCCAAGAGTACCGGATTCCGCGAGATAACTTGGAATTGTAGAGGTTGGACAAGACGGGTGGCGTTCTCTGTCATCACGACGTGAACGGAAGCACCGCTTTTGACGAGTTGGCTCGCGACATCAAGCGATTTATGGATGGCGATACCACCTGTGACACCTAAGATGATAGTCCGATCTCTGAATTCCATTTTTTTTACTATTGGGTTTCTGCTCCGATTTTTCCGTTGTCAAAATCGGGTTCTCGGTTAATTTCGACTGGATTTAATCCACACTGTTAACACCGAATAACGGATTAATTATCTCTATCAATTCATCATCAATACGGGAGCGTTCGGCGGTAATGATAGCCTGAATCTGGGCAACGGCTCGCTGGATTTTTCCTTGGGGGTTGCTAACCCAGTAGTCGTAGTGTTG from Candidatus Poribacteria bacterium includes the following:
- the coaBC gene encoding bifunctional phosphopantothenoylcysteine decarboxylase/phosphopantothenate--cysteine ligase CoaBC, with the protein product MEFRDRTIILGVTGGIAIHKSLDVASQLVKSGASVHVVMTENATRLVQPLQFQVISRNPVLLDLFDTGTDWKPPHIDLADRADLLMIVPATANIIGKLANGIADDALSTVAVSVHCPVLLAPAMNGHMYQNPFVQRNIDTLKTHGYHFIEPASGDLACGYEGVGRLNTVEAILEGISGILKRRDSEIAPTVRPQDLQGKRVLVTAGATREYIDPVRFITNRSSGKMGYAIAEAAAHRGAEVRLISGAATLPPPTHIKTQHVETTIQMYNEVLQAFDETDIVIMAAAPADYRPREFTPHKIKKTTDPLTLPLERNPDIAEALGKQKTHQILVCFAAETDDLLENAKKKLIRKNCDLIVANDILAEGAGFQSDTNIVTLLDRNGTCEQLPRAPKRDIADEILTKVVAIQNSRK
- the rsmA gene encoding 16S rRNA (adenine(1518)-N(6)/adenine(1519)-N(6))-dimethyltransferase RsmA, producing MNSQQIRDFFAFNHARPKKQLGQNFLVNPEVLNIILEAGEVTDCDTVIEIGAGLGYLTDALARRAKRVVAVEVDELLYNALTAQFAIDSHVQPLNIDVLKLELNALLESENTSHIYKVIANLPYSITTPILWKLLAHQKQIHSCVLMMQKEVAERIVAGPGGKDYGALTIGITYHAEPTLIATLSPENFYPSPKVDSALLKLTMRESPKVSVEDEVLFFKIVRTAFRTRRKMLKNALIRGRFASAERLAAAFEETGIAPERRAETLDITEYAALTNFFSQNH